One Bdellovibrio bacteriovorus str. Tiberius DNA segment encodes these proteins:
- a CDS encoding lysophospholipid acyltransferase family protein, with the protein MKNFLKKPNEKIFGLRSLDRDTLIFRVLPRFLLEILRKYFRLEIEGVENIPRRGAVILAPNHSGYTGFDAFLLGHVVQQEAKRIPRVLTHHFWFLTETTAIPANKMGFTEATYENGINALKKGNAIVLFPEGEQGNFKPTTERYQLQEFKRGFVRMALEAQCPIVPVVILGAEETHINLKKLKFTKFLKGSVIPLPLNVIPLPAKWRIRFLEPITLPYKPSAVDDADLVHEIAQDIQERMQTAVEEEIQKRGNAFL; encoded by the coding sequence ATGAAGAATTTCCTGAAGAAACCCAACGAAAAAATCTTTGGCTTACGATCTCTGGATCGTGACACTTTGATTTTCCGTGTGCTGCCGCGTTTTCTTTTGGAGATCCTGCGCAAGTACTTCCGCCTGGAAATTGAAGGTGTTGAAAACATCCCTCGCCGTGGCGCCGTGATCCTGGCGCCCAATCACTCGGGTTACACCGGTTTTGATGCTTTCTTGCTGGGCCACGTGGTGCAACAGGAAGCTAAACGCATTCCCCGTGTGCTGACACATCACTTCTGGTTTCTGACCGAAACGACCGCAATTCCAGCCAACAAGATGGGCTTCACCGAAGCCACTTATGAAAATGGCATCAATGCGCTGAAAAAAGGAAATGCGATTGTTTTGTTCCCAGAAGGTGAACAAGGTAATTTCAAGCCGACCACCGAGCGCTATCAACTGCAGGAATTCAAACGCGGCTTCGTGCGCATGGCCCTGGAAGCCCAATGCCCGATCGTCCCGGTGGTGATCTTAGGTGCCGAAGAAACTCATATTAATTTGAAAAAACTCAAATTCACCAAGTTCCTGAAGGGCTCGGTGATTCCATTGCCCTTGAACGTGATTCCGCTGCCTGCCAAATGGCGCATCCGCTTCCTGGAACCAATCACTCTTCCTTACAAACCATCAGCTGTAGATGATGCAGACTTGGTCCACGAGATCGCGCAAGACATCCAAGAACGCATGCAAACCGCCGTAGAAGAAGAAATCCAAAAACGCGGCAACGCCTTCCTATAA
- the radA gene encoding DNA repair protein RadA — translation MAKSKTKTIYTCQNCGAQRPRWEGKCSDCGAWNSYVEELQMPEVKTRGWSTGSGERESTGSKPVALDQRLEEVKLDRFDTSFEELNRVLGGGLAKGSFVLLGGSPGIGKSTLLLQMAGGLANNKHKVLYISGEESVSQTGSRAHRLGIRSPLIEVGCESNLTAVMEMARFKKPDVLVVDSIQTMFLPDLQAAPGSVSQVRECAGHLMGLAKHDGITVILIGHVTKDGNIAGPKVLEHMVDCVLSFDGDISYNFRLLRSLKNRFGAAHELGVFQMNSKGLEEVTNPSELFLEERGDQLIGSAVFASMEGTRPLLCEVQALTLSSPMAMPRRTALGIDINRLHLLTAVLDRHLDVRLAHNDIFINVVGGLKLVEPASDLAVAAAILSTENRRDLDAKTCYFGEIGLTGEVRGVSFVEQRIKEADKLGFKHFVIPFSNKRHLEEVKLSKDKKISFVKNVHDLNKII, via the coding sequence ATGGCAAAATCGAAAACTAAAACGATCTATACCTGTCAAAATTGTGGGGCCCAAAGACCAAGGTGGGAAGGCAAATGCTCTGACTGCGGCGCGTGGAACTCGTACGTCGAAGAACTGCAGATGCCGGAGGTAAAAACTCGAGGATGGTCTACAGGGTCTGGCGAACGCGAAAGCACAGGGTCCAAACCCGTCGCGCTGGACCAAAGACTTGAAGAAGTGAAATTGGATCGTTTTGATACAAGTTTCGAAGAGCTCAACCGCGTTTTGGGCGGCGGCTTGGCCAAGGGAAGTTTCGTGCTTTTGGGGGGATCTCCGGGCATTGGAAAATCCACTCTTTTGCTGCAAATGGCCGGTGGTTTAGCCAATAACAAGCATAAGGTGCTCTACATTTCCGGCGAGGAAAGCGTTTCTCAAACCGGGTCCCGCGCTCACCGTTTGGGAATCCGTTCGCCTCTTATTGAAGTCGGTTGCGAAAGCAATCTGACGGCCGTGATGGAGATGGCAAGATTCAAGAAACCAGATGTTCTGGTTGTCGATTCTATTCAGACGATGTTCCTGCCCGATTTGCAGGCCGCACCGGGATCGGTGTCCCAGGTGCGTGAGTGCGCCGGGCATCTGATGGGCCTTGCGAAGCACGATGGCATCACCGTGATTCTGATTGGTCACGTCACCAAAGACGGCAACATCGCCGGCCCTAAAGTTTTAGAGCACATGGTGGACTGCGTGCTGTCCTTTGATGGTGATATTTCCTACAACTTCCGTTTGTTGCGCTCTTTGAAAAACCGCTTTGGTGCGGCTCACGAACTGGGCGTGTTCCAAATGAACTCCAAAGGTTTGGAAGAGGTCACCAACCCCTCTGAACTGTTCCTGGAAGAACGCGGCGATCAGCTGATTGGTTCTGCCGTGTTTGCTTCGATGGAAGGCACAAGACCTTTGCTGTGTGAAGTTCAGGCATTGACGTTATCAAGCCCCATGGCGATGCCTCGTCGCACGGCTTTGGGTATTGATATCAACCGTCTGCATCTTTTGACCGCCGTCTTGGATCGTCACTTGGATGTACGCCTGGCCCATAACGATATCTTTATCAATGTCGTTGGTGGTTTGAAGCTGGTGGAACCGGCTTCGGATTTGGCGGTGGCGGCGGCCATCTTGTCGACCGAAAACCGTCGTGATCTTGACGCCAAGACTTGTTACTTTGGCGAGATCGGTCTGACCGGCGAAGTTCGTGGTGTGTCCTTTGTTGAACAACGAATCAAGGAAGCCGACAAACTGGGCTTTAAACACTTTGTCATCCCGTTTTCCAACAAACGCCACCTGGAAGAGGTAAAGCTTTCCAAGGACAAGAAGATTTCGTTTGTCAAAAACGTGCATGATCTGAATAAAATCATATAG
- the hutI gene encoding imidazolonepropionase, whose protein sequence is MGILLKNISTLLTLQGAAAKQGRRIKEEDLGLLQQAAIVIEKDKIAWVGPQKKLPKEFSRKKNLRDYDMKGRTVLPGFIECHTHLIFAGDRAAEFEMRNQGVSYQEIAAKGGGILSTMKKTRASSVNDLVKTGQKRVDNFISQGVTTVEIKSGYALNLKDELKMLQAAQKLSGIRTVNTFLGAHALPPEFKSYEDYLTFLADEVLPVVAKKKLARRVDVFIEKGFFPPEASEKYLRRAQELGFEILIHADQMSLSGGSEIAVRLGALSGDHLLQIEDKEIRKLAQSEVTGVLLPTADLYTKTKYPPARAMIDAGVRVALATDFNPGTSPTQNLNLVGLLARLEMKMSLPEVIAAYTVGGAYALNLQDQVGSLEVGKSADILCIDQDWQTLFYSVGEASEKVVFSRGKKVFGTLK, encoded by the coding sequence ATGGGTATTCTGCTTAAAAATATATCGACACTTCTGACTCTTCAGGGCGCCGCTGCCAAACAAGGCCGTCGTATCAAGGAAGAGGATCTAGGCCTTTTGCAACAAGCCGCCATCGTCATTGAAAAAGACAAGATCGCCTGGGTGGGCCCGCAGAAGAAACTTCCCAAAGAATTCTCGCGGAAAAAGAACTTGCGTGATTACGACATGAAAGGGCGTACGGTTTTGCCGGGCTTTATCGAATGTCACACGCATCTGATCTTTGCCGGGGATCGCGCGGCTGAATTTGAAATGCGCAATCAGGGCGTCAGCTATCAGGAGATCGCAGCCAAGGGCGGCGGGATTCTGTCGACGATGAAAAAGACCCGTGCTTCCAGCGTTAATGATCTGGTGAAAACCGGGCAGAAGCGTGTGGATAACTTCATTTCTCAAGGCGTGACCACGGTTGAAATTAAATCCGGTTATGCCCTGAACCTGAAAGATGAACTGAAAATGCTTCAAGCCGCACAAAAGCTTTCAGGCATTCGCACGGTGAACACGTTCCTGGGGGCCCATGCTTTGCCACCGGAATTTAAATCCTATGAAGACTATCTGACCTTCCTGGCAGACGAAGTCCTGCCAGTCGTTGCCAAGAAGAAACTGGCAAGACGGGTGGATGTCTTCATTGAAAAAGGATTCTTCCCGCCGGAAGCTTCTGAAAAGTATCTGCGTCGCGCCCAAGAGCTGGGTTTTGAAATCCTGATTCACGCCGATCAGATGTCTTTAAGCGGTGGCAGCGAGATCGCTGTGCGCCTGGGGGCCTTGTCTGGCGATCACTTGTTACAGATCGAGGACAAAGAAATCAGAAAGCTCGCACAAAGCGAAGTGACCGGTGTGCTTTTGCCAACCGCGGATCTTTATACCAAAACCAAATATCCACCGGCTCGCGCGATGATCGATGCGGGAGTGCGTGTGGCCTTGGCCACGGACTTCAATCCCGGGACTTCGCCAACGCAAAATTTGAATCTGGTGGGATTGCTTGCGCGCCTTGAAATGAAGATGAGTTTGCCGGAAGTCATTGCCGCATACACAGTGGGCGGAGCCTATGCTTTGAATCTGCAGGATCAAGTGGGTTCGCTGGAGGTTGGCAAGTCTGCTGATATTTTGTGCATAGATCAAGACTGGCAGACGCTGTTCTACAGTGTGGGTGAAGCCTCTGAGAAGGTGGTTTTCTCGAGAGGAAAGAAGGTTTTTGGCACTCTTAAATAA
- a CDS encoding beta-sandwich domain-containing protein, which yields MKLPVLSALLTAAVLLQGPVAGAQIRPGHPPDRGGNDERRDDRRDNNDRRDNDRNDRRDDRRDDRRDDRRGPDQYNDRDDRRYENDRRDERHGGIRPDRPPVRPGPRPDPYPQPYPPHRPDPHPPYPNPPRPPNNYGESTVRFYGVSRRSGGEWLRVAFNYASYVDYVRVNPYFNGVQLHETYAITQSGRRIQLRQLSYTGTFYYSLTSEYLTAGERITAIDIRAESMGGNSDLNVTVTSSYGAPSIYPIRY from the coding sequence ATGAAACTACCAGTGTTGAGTGCCCTTTTGACCGCAGCCGTTTTGCTGCAAGGTCCCGTAGCCGGAGCGCAAATCCGCCCGGGTCATCCGCCAGATCGTGGTGGCAACGACGAGCGTCGTGATGACCGTCGTGACAACAACGACCGCCGCGACAATGATCGCAATGATCGCCGTGATGATCGCAGAGACGACCGTCGCGATGATCGCCGCGGACCAGATCAATACAATGACCGTGATGACCGTCGTTACGAAAACGACCGCAGAGATGAACGTCATGGCGGCATTCGTCCGGATCGTCCACCGGTAAGACCAGGACCTCGTCCTGATCCATATCCACAACCGTATCCTCCGCACCGTCCAGATCCACATCCTCCGTATCCAAACCCACCACGTCCACCGAACAACTACGGTGAATCCACGGTGCGTTTCTATGGAGTTTCCCGTCGCAGCGGTGGCGAGTGGTTGCGTGTGGCGTTCAACTATGCTTCTTACGTGGACTATGTTCGCGTGAATCCGTACTTCAACGGCGTTCAGTTGCATGAAACTTATGCGATCACTCAAAGCGGTCGTCGTATCCAGCTTCGTCAGTTAAGCTACACTGGTACATTCTACTACAGCCTGACTTCTGAATACCTGACAGCAGGGGAGCGTATCACCGCGATCGACATCCGTGCTGAGTCCATGGGTGGGAATTCGGATCTGAACGTGACTGTGACTTCCAGCTACGGCGCGCCTTCTATCTATCCAATCCGTTACTAG
- a CDS encoding Crp/Fnr family transcriptional regulator: MDAQGAIVKETYKPGDFIFFEGDIENHFYIVESGVVSIFTKDQMGKRIPICDIVDGESFGEFALISKSPRSASAQAVTDVVLVKVSEEGFQQLLSELPTWAECMLKSFTDRLQNMTEKIREAEQFRRRES, translated from the coding sequence ATGGATGCTCAGGGCGCAATTGTAAAAGAGACTTATAAACCCGGTGACTTTATCTTCTTTGAAGGTGACATCGAAAATCACTTTTACATTGTCGAAAGCGGTGTGGTGAGCATCTTCACGAAAGACCAAATGGGCAAACGAATTCCCATTTGCGACATCGTGGATGGCGAATCCTTTGGCGAGTTCGCACTGATTTCCAAAAGCCCACGTTCGGCTTCGGCCCAAGCCGTTACGGATGTTGTGCTGGTGAAGGTCTCTGAAGAGGGGTTCCAGCAACTTCTGTCAGAACTGCCAACCTGGGCTGAGTGCATGCTGAAGTCTTTCACCGATCGCCTGCAGAACATGACGGAAAAAATTCGCGAAGCCGAACAGTTCCGCAGACGAGAGTCCTAA
- the glpK gene encoding glycerol kinase GlpK yields MSSFIMAIDQGTTSSRTCIINQAGGLVAEAREAFKQIFPKPGWVEHDPEDIWYSTQRSMRLALEKAKIKGSQIRTIGITNQRETVMLWDAKSGKALHNAIVWQCRRTQDICEKLKKNKKEKIITAKTGLVLDPYFSATKIQWLLKHVPNAAKKAKDGQALAGTVDSFLLWKLTAGHSHKTDVSNASRTMLMNIHTGWWDEDLLKIFGVPEGILPEICPSNSDFGVTQGLGFMPDGIPITGIVGDQQAALFGQTCFETGDSKCTFGTGSFLLLNTGKKAVKSKNKLLTTIAWKLKNQEMTYALEGGAFVCGAAVQWLRDGLGLFQQSSDIEALAKTVDSTDGVEFVPALTGLGAPHWQPEARGLICGLTRGSTKAHIARATLEAMALQNVDILNTMQRDLGKKLRGVRVDGGAAANDLLMQLQADYCGANVVRPQNLETTALGAAFMAGLGAGVWKDLKEIKRVWEVNKEFKVKMTPKARKERLQRWAQALERV; encoded by the coding sequence ATGTCTTCTTTTATCATGGCCATTGACCAAGGGACAACCAGCTCAAGAACATGCATTATCAATCAAGCCGGAGGTCTTGTCGCCGAGGCTCGTGAGGCATTCAAACAAATCTTCCCGAAACCAGGCTGGGTTGAGCACGATCCAGAAGATATCTGGTATTCCACGCAAAGATCCATGCGTCTGGCGTTGGAAAAAGCAAAAATCAAAGGTTCTCAGATTCGCACGATCGGGATCACCAATCAGCGTGAAACCGTGATGCTTTGGGACGCGAAGTCCGGAAAAGCTCTGCATAATGCCATCGTCTGGCAATGTCGCCGTACGCAGGATATCTGCGAAAAGCTAAAGAAAAACAAAAAAGAGAAGATCATCACCGCCAAGACGGGTTTGGTGCTGGATCCATACTTTTCAGCCACAAAGATCCAGTGGTTGTTAAAGCACGTTCCGAATGCGGCAAAGAAAGCCAAAGACGGTCAGGCCCTGGCCGGTACGGTCGACAGCTTCTTGTTGTGGAAACTGACCGCAGGGCACTCGCATAAGACGGATGTAAGTAATGCCTCTCGTACGATGCTGATGAACATCCACACGGGGTGGTGGGATGAAGACCTTTTGAAAATCTTTGGCGTGCCTGAAGGCATCTTGCCAGAGATCTGTCCTTCCAACTCTGATTTTGGTGTGACTCAAGGTCTGGGCTTTATGCCGGACGGAATTCCAATCACCGGAATCGTCGGCGATCAGCAAGCGGCCCTTTTCGGCCAGACTTGTTTTGAAACCGGTGATTCCAAGTGCACCTTCGGCACCGGAAGTTTCTTGCTTCTGAACACCGGCAAAAAAGCCGTGAAGTCCAAAAACAAGTTGCTGACAACGATTGCCTGGAAACTAAAAAACCAGGAAATGACTTACGCACTGGAAGGCGGCGCCTTTGTCTGCGGCGCTGCAGTTCAGTGGCTGCGCGACGGACTGGGATTGTTCCAGCAATCTTCGGACATCGAAGCATTGGCAAAAACCGTCGACAGCACCGATGGGGTCGAGTTCGTTCCGGCTTTGACGGGACTGGGAGCTCCGCACTGGCAGCCGGAAGCCCGCGGGCTGATTTGTGGTCTTACTCGTGGCAGTACCAAGGCACACATTGCGCGTGCGACCCTGGAAGCCATGGCATTGCAAAATGTGGATATTCTAAACACCATGCAAAGGGATCTGGGCAAGAAACTGCGCGGAGTCCGTGTTGATGGCGGCGCTGCTGCCAATGATTTGTTAATGCAGCTGCAGGCCGACTACTGCGGAGCCAACGTGGTTCGCCCGCAAAATCTGGAAACCACAGCTTTGGGCGCGGCCTTCATGGCAGGGCTGGGCGCGGGTGTGTGGAAAGATTTAAAAGAAATCAAACGCGTGTGGGAAGTGAACAAAGAATTCAAAGTGAAAATGACCCCGAAGGCACGCAAAGAGCGTCTGCAGCGCTGGGCGCAGGCTTTGGAGCGAGTGTAA
- a CDS encoding substrate-binding domain-containing protein, whose amino-acid sequence MLSSFKHLFLTTLLWLLPLSLGQASALEIPTWEGPASGPKAQEGRKIIFIASDMKNGGAAAVSEGFLSAGRVLKWNITVRDGQGSRTKIQKALNEAIQAGADGIVLGGFDAADFRPEIKKAQSTHIKIVGWHSAPRPGSSNLMFSNVTTDPLIVAEKAAKLVCESSEKSGVVIFTDNDFSIARAKTLHMKKIIAEHKNCQVLDIVDVQISKAEHLMPGAVSKLNDRFGKKWTHSLAINDIYFDHINFPLKRIGRKDLINVSAGDGSATALHRIKSGLSQQLATIAEPLKAQGWQVADEMNRAFAGSSESGFTTEPLVITQEILKNLKDGNLESKLNYKEAYSKIWYP is encoded by the coding sequence ATGCTTAGCTCATTTAAACATCTTTTCTTAACAACTCTGCTTTGGCTTTTGCCGCTGTCCTTGGGGCAGGCTTCCGCTTTGGAAATTCCCACTTGGGAAGGGCCTGCCTCCGGCCCGAAGGCTCAGGAAGGCCGCAAGATCATCTTTATAGCTTCAGACATGAAGAATGGTGGCGCCGCCGCCGTCAGTGAAGGCTTTCTATCGGCAGGCCGTGTTTTAAAATGGAATATCACTGTTCGTGATGGCCAGGGCAGCCGCACCAAAATTCAAAAAGCTTTGAATGAGGCTATTCAAGCGGGCGCAGACGGAATTGTTCTTGGGGGTTTTGACGCTGCCGACTTCCGCCCCGAAATCAAAAAAGCCCAATCCACTCATATCAAGATTGTAGGCTGGCACTCGGCTCCCCGTCCTGGCAGCTCGAATCTGATGTTTTCAAATGTGACAACGGATCCTTTGATTGTGGCGGAAAAGGCCGCAAAACTGGTGTGTGAAAGCTCTGAAAAGTCAGGAGTTGTGATCTTTACGGACAACGACTTTTCCATCGCCCGCGCCAAAACCCTGCACATGAAAAAGATCATCGCTGAACACAAGAACTGCCAGGTTCTGGACATAGTGGATGTGCAAATTTCCAAGGCCGAACATCTGATGCCGGGTGCCGTTTCCAAACTGAACGACCGCTTTGGAAAAAAGTGGACTCACAGTCTGGCCATCAACGACATCTATTTTGATCACATCAATTTTCCCTTAAAAAGAATCGGACGAAAAGATCTGATCAACGTTTCTGCCGGGGATGGTTCCGCCACGGCCCTGCACCGAATTAAATCCGGGCTTTCCCAGCAGCTGGCGACAATCGCGGAACCCTTGAAGGCCCAAGGGTGGCAGGTCGCAGACGAAATGAATCGCGCCTTTGCCGGAAGCAGTGAAAGCGGATTTACAACAGAACCTTTGGTGATCACTCAGGAAATTTTGAAGAATTTAAAAGATGGAAATCTTGAGTCGAAGCTGAACTATAAAGAAGCTTACTCGAAAATCTGGTATCCCTGA
- a CDS encoding flagellar brake protein yields MAVNMPGQTIFKKVAVSEKKMLFREIADDKLQLSMKGSVNEDVFHLIAVQTDKDETLLCHHTADSKDVTQPQKVVVNFPFKSERYFFQTELSFSVGWAVLRTDVDLFQLQRRANARIDIPGKYEAIFSILLHGGKVHFIESRVRDISAGGLKVEFKGAAPELKIGDQIKGALRLGVRRAMEFDVEVRFAQKREVDGQIIQTAGLQFLNVTNILETRLLSLMMDLQRELFLKYPKK; encoded by the coding sequence ATGGCCGTGAACATGCCAGGTCAGACCATTTTCAAGAAAGTCGCAGTGTCGGAAAAGAAAATGCTTTTCCGCGAAATTGCTGACGATAAATTGCAGCTGTCGATGAAGGGCTCGGTTAATGAAGATGTGTTTCATCTGATCGCCGTGCAAACCGACAAGGATGAAACTCTGCTTTGTCATCATACGGCCGATTCTAAAGACGTCACGCAACCTCAGAAAGTGGTCGTGAATTTTCCGTTTAAGAGCGAGCGCTATTTCTTTCAGACCGAGCTCAGCTTCAGTGTCGGTTGGGCGGTGCTAAGAACCGATGTGGATCTTTTCCAGCTGCAAAGACGGGCCAATGCCCGCATTGATATTCCGGGCAAGTACGAAGCTATTTTCAGCATTCTTCTCCATGGCGGTAAGGTGCATTTCATTGAAAGCCGGGTTCGTGATATCAGCGCCGGGGGCCTGAAAGTCGAATTCAAAGGCGCGGCTCCCGAGCTTAAAATCGGGGATCAAATCAAAGGCGCCTTGCGCCTGGGGGTTCGTCGCGCCATGGAGTTCGACGTAGAGGTGCGTTTTGCCCAGAAGCGGGAAGTCGACGGGCAGATCATTCAAACTGCTGGTTTACAGTTCTTGAACGTCACAAACATCCTGGAAACGCGCCTATTGAGTTTGATGATGGATTTGCAGCGCGAATTGTTCTTAAAGTACCCTAAGAAATAA
- a CDS encoding Hsp20/alpha crystallin family protein, whose amino-acid sequence MPMRSLSPWGGRRRLPSSDLFSQFEDFINEFDRNESSALARAGFDFSPSVDVEEKDNAYLVSADLPGLKKEDIKVELNDNILTISGERTRETKSEGHYSERSYGRFQRSFTLPVKVQTEKIEAHFEDGVLRLTLPKSEGARSHSIKIM is encoded by the coding sequence ATGCCTATGCGAAGCTTAAGTCCTTGGGGCGGTCGCCGTCGTCTGCCTTCGTCGGATCTATTCAGTCAGTTCGAAGATTTTATCAATGAATTCGACCGCAATGAATCCAGTGCCCTGGCGCGGGCGGGATTTGATTTCTCTCCGTCGGTGGATGTGGAAGAAAAGGATAATGCCTATCTGGTCAGTGCGGATCTGCCAGGCCTTAAAAAAGAAGACATTAAGGTCGAGCTCAATGACAATATTCTGACGATTTCCGGAGAGCGCACCCGTGAAACGAAATCCGAGGGGCACTATTCAGAAAGATCTTATGGTCGCTTCCAAAGATCTTTCACTTTGCCGGTCAAAGTACAGACAGAAAAGATTGAAGCTCACTTTGAAGATGGAGTTTTGCGCCTGACCCTGCCTAAATCAGAGGGCGCACGCAGTCATAGTATCAAGATTATGTAG
- a CDS encoding transglycosylase SLT domain-containing protein, producing MKVSLKCIVFSLLLGPVAGAQVTKNDLEPFKKALDQFRAAKYDQAIPALQDILKEKTTLEEYVRFYLAQSYMKTSKWDDAEGELKKVLDLSPNVKMSIEASNLMGQIALEKKNYKLASTQFVKLEKRTRNTEDYPDVIYNLAIAEKGLNRHGQMCKWLVKLYERYPAYPKVADWSVDLAINEFEGKPSDCKVTPEDFRTRVRYLLWAGLDQKAQGEINIMKSKVAKSDKYLADKLQAQFYLQEGEVTKAVELLKPYYEANKRNFDFLILFASSAARAGEVQLAVGSYYSAYKLSPKSKTGRQALYQSAFLSYQFQDYDGAARRFQEFMKAYPNSGLNRDAQWHLAWLKYLKGDYQGAYKALGNLNAAKKKNRKAWKSFPEDRVTYWMAMSLFRQGKVEQAKVMMSSLAKDPLLGYYSIAAQSRLKKMEEVKVPRLAESNLPTQPRVISRFSAGEFLMPNSSDSYRGDESESEETLILTQYSADDEKGEEEEAEASDNPDLKSVEVAGSEEEVPDASSERVTTFSNPALMKRFERARDMMILGENEWARWDLYDIERKTSNREYLRTLMSEYNTAGHYNRSSYIAQINFGGQRAAHGVDGIRYLWEFAYPRAYSEHVEKYTKKFTVPEELVWGIMRAETHYRRDAISPVGALGLMQVMPFTGHKVATLLGEKEFKAPLLLQPETSVKIGSRYLKRLMDRFENTIPLVAAGYNAGPHRVKNWLSSFGNLETDEFIEHIPFLETRNYVKRVVSNAYIYSQLYGNKKDLFPYMAGAVPVKFQAELAGKENWDDI from the coding sequence ATGAAGGTCTCCCTGAAATGTATTGTGTTTTCTCTCTTGCTCGGTCCGGTGGCCGGCGCCCAAGTTACTAAAAATGACCTTGAGCCTTTTAAAAAGGCCCTGGATCAGTTCCGCGCAGCGAAATACGATCAGGCCATTCCCGCTCTTCAGGATATTCTGAAAGAGAAAACCACACTGGAAGAATACGTGCGCTTCTATCTGGCGCAGTCCTATATGAAAACTTCCAAATGGGATGATGCTGAAGGGGAGCTTAAAAAAGTTCTGGATCTTTCCCCGAACGTGAAAATGTCCATCGAGGCCTCCAACCTGATGGGTCAGATCGCGCTGGAAAAGAAGAACTATAAACTGGCCAGCACGCAGTTTGTGAAACTGGAAAAAAGAACCCGCAACACCGAAGACTATCCGGATGTGATTTACAATCTGGCGATCGCGGAAAAAGGGTTGAATCGTCACGGCCAAATGTGCAAATGGCTGGTGAAATTGTACGAACGCTATCCCGCTTATCCGAAAGTGGCGGACTGGAGCGTGGATCTGGCCATCAATGAATTTGAAGGCAAACCTTCTGACTGCAAAGTCACACCAGAAGATTTCCGCACGCGCGTTCGTTATCTGCTATGGGCTGGTCTTGACCAAAAAGCTCAGGGCGAAATCAATATCATGAAATCCAAAGTGGCCAAGTCTGACAAGTACCTGGCAGACAAACTTCAGGCCCAGTTCTATCTGCAAGAAGGTGAAGTCACCAAAGCAGTGGAACTGCTGAAACCGTATTATGAAGCCAACAAAAGAAACTTCGATTTCCTGATCCTGTTTGCATCTTCTGCGGCAAGAGCCGGAGAAGTGCAACTGGCCGTGGGTTCTTATTATTCTGCTTACAAGCTAAGCCCGAAATCCAAAACGGGTCGTCAGGCTCTGTATCAGTCGGCATTCCTGTCTTATCAGTTCCAGGACTACGACGGGGCCGCCCGCCGCTTCCAGGAATTCATGAAAGCGTACCCAAATTCTGGTCTGAACCGCGATGCCCAGTGGCACCTGGCTTGGTTGAAATATCTTAAAGGTGATTACCAGGGGGCTTACAAAGCTCTGGGAAATCTGAATGCGGCGAAAAAGAAAAACCGCAAAGCCTGGAAGTCCTTCCCGGAAGACCGTGTGACTTACTGGATGGCGATGAGTCTTTTCCGTCAGGGGAAGGTCGAACAAGCCAAGGTCATGATGTCGTCTTTGGCGAAAGACCCTTTGCTGGGTTATTACTCGATCGCCGCTCAAAGCCGTTTGAAAAAAATGGAAGAAGTAAAAGTGCCTCGATTGGCTGAATCCAATCTGCCCACGCAGCCGCGCGTGATTTCCCGTTTTTCTGCCGGTGAATTCCTGATGCCAAACTCTTCCGACAGCTATCGTGGGGACGAGTCTGAATCCGAAGAAACACTGATTCTGACCCAGTATTCTGCCGATGATGAAAAAGGTGAAGAAGAAGAGGCGGAAGCTTCTGACAACCCGGATTTGAAATCTGTGGAAGTGGCTGGATCCGAGGAAGAAGTGCCGGATGCCAGCAGCGAGAGAGTGACCACGTTCTCGAACCCGGCTTTGATGAAGCGCTTTGAAAGAGCCCGTGACATGATGATCCTGGGTGAAAACGAATGGGCGCGCTGGGATCTTTATGACATCGAAAGAAAGACCTCCAACCGCGAGTACCTGCGCACTTTGATGAGCGAATACAACACCGCAGGTCACTACAACCGTTCTTCTTATATCGCGCAGATTAATTTCGGTGGTCAAAGAGCGGCTCACGGCGTGGACGGCATCCGTTACCTTTGGGAGTTTGCATACCCACGTGCGTATTCTGAGCATGTTGAAAAATACACTAAGAAATTCACTGTGCCTGAAGAGCTTGTATGGGGGATCATGCGCGCTGAAACCCATTACCGTCGCGATGCGATTTCTCCGGTAGGGGCGTTGGGTCTGATGCAGGTCATGCCATTCACAGGTCACAAAGTGGCGACACTTTTGGGTGAAAAAGAATTCAAAGCGCCTTTGTTACTGCAACCAGAAACATCGGTGAAGATCGGCAGCCGTTATTTGAAGCGTCTGATGGATCGTTTTGAAAACACAATTCCGCTGGTGGCGGCAGGTTACAACGCCGGTCCACACCGCGTGAAAAACTGGCTGTCTTCTTTCGGCAACCTGGAAACAGATGAGTTCATCGAGCACATCCCGTTCCTGGAAACACGTAATTATGTAAAGCGTGTGGTTTCAAACGCTTATATTTATTCTCAATTGTACGGCAACAAGAAAGATCTTTTCCCCTATATGGCAGGCGCGGTTCCGGTGAAATTCCAGGCCGAGCTGGCGGGGAAAGAAAACTGGGATGACATTTGA